A single window of Paenibacillus sp. SYP-B4298 DNA harbors:
- a CDS encoding helix-turn-helix domain-containing protein, whose product MQTFAERFLYLRKLAGMKQSEFARLINLSQGRLSDIEKGKNKPSADTLVAVVNQFSPSAEWLLMGNGTPPETVFLTPKSKHDPLYYEKATSEEIQFLADCRSLNPANRGTVRKFMQFLLAEQRAKATINDP is encoded by the coding sequence ATGCAAACTTTTGCAGAAAGATTTCTGTACTTGCGTAAATTAGCAGGTATGAAGCAGTCGGAATTTGCTCGCTTGATTAATCTTTCACAGGGGCGATTGAGCGACATTGAGAAAGGAAAAAACAAGCCTTCTGCTGATACGTTAGTTGCCGTGGTTAACCAATTCTCTCCCAGTGCGGAATGGCTGCTCATGGGCAACGGCACTCCTCCAGAAACTGTATTCCTCACGCCAAAAAGCAAACATGACCCCCTATACTACGAGAAGGCGACAAGTGAAGAAATACAATTTTTGGCCGACTGCCGTTCATTAAATCCGGCAAATAGAGGCACCGTGCGCAAATTCATGCAATTTTTATTGGCAGAGCAGCGGGCGAAGGCTACGATAAATGATCCATAG
- a CDS encoding response regulator: MKRILIADDADVVRLSLRTLLHAAGYEVVAEARTGREAVELYEAYKPDLVTMDLTMPDMDGVEATRKIIEMDVRARVVVCSAYGEQKQVLEAIAAGAKHAVSKPLRNDRLIQAIAVVLNKA, encoded by the coding sequence ATGAAACGGATTTTGATTGCGGATGATGCAGATGTCGTGCGCCTATCGCTTCGTACACTGCTGCACGCTGCCGGATATGAAGTAGTTGCTGAAGCGCGGACAGGAAGGGAGGCTGTAGAACTGTATGAAGCGTACAAACCGGACTTGGTAACTATGGATCTAACGATGCCCGATATGGATGGTGTAGAAGCTACTCGCAAAATTATCGAGATGGATGTGAGAGCAAGAGTCGTCGTTTGCTCCGCATATGGGGAGCAGAAGCAGGTGCTGGAGGCGATCGCTGCGGGGGCGAAGCATGCAGTGAGCAAGCCATTGCGCAATGATCGCCTCATCCAGGCGATTGCCGTTGTACTGAATAAGGCCTAG